The following coding sequences are from one Cygnus olor isolate bCygOlo1 chromosome 2, bCygOlo1.pri.v2, whole genome shotgun sequence window:
- the BMI1 gene encoding polycomb complex protein BMI-1 isoform X1, with product MHRTTRIKITELNPHLMCVLCGGYFIDATTIIECLHSFCKTCIVRYLETSKYCPICDVQVHKTRPLLNIRSDKTLQDIVYKLVPGLFKNEMKRRRDFYAAHPSADAANGSNEDRGEVADEDKRIITDDEIISLSIEFFDQNRLERKGNKEKEKSKEEVNDKRYLRCPAAMTVMHLRKFLRSKMDIPNTFQIDVMYEEEPLKDYYTLMDIAYIYTWRRNGPLPLKYRVRPTCKRMKIGHQREGLNNSGELESDSGSDKASSPAGGIPSTSSCLPSPSTPVQSPHPQFPHISSTMNGTSSSPSSNHQSSFTNRARKTSINGSSATSSG from the exons ATGCACCGGACCACCAGGATCAAAATCACGGAGCTAAACCCCCATCTGATGTGCGTGCTCTGCGGCGGGTACTTCATCGACGCGACGACCATCATAGAGTGCCTCCACTCCT TCTGCAAGACGTGTATCGTGCGTTACTTGGAGACGAGCAAGTACTGCCCCATTTGCGATGTCCAAGTTCACAAAACCCGGCCGCTTTTGAACATAAG gtcagaTAAAACTCTCCAAGATATTGTATACAAGCTAGTGCCAGGCCTTTTCAAAA atgaaatgaaaagaagaagggATTTTTATGCTGCTCATCCGTCGGCTGATG CTGCCAATGGCTCTAATGAAGACAGGGGAGAAGTGGCTGACGAAGACAAAAGAATTATAACAGACGACGAGATAATAAGCTTATCCATTGAATTCTTTGACCAGAATAG aCTGGAACGAAAAGgaaataaggagaaagaaaaatcaaaggaagag GTGAATGACAAAAGATACTTACGCTGCCCAGCAGCAATGACAGTGATGCATCTAAGAAAGTTCCTGCGGAGTAAAATGGATATTCCTAACACTTTCCAG ATCGATGTGATGTACGAAGAGGAGCCTTTGAAGGACTACTACACCCTAATGGACATCGCCTACATCTACACCTGGAGACGG AACGGCCCTCTGCCCCTCAAGTACAGAGTGCGACCCACTTGCAAGAGAATGAAGATCGGTCACCAGAGGGAAGGCTTGAATAACAGCGGGGAGCTAGAAAGTGACTCTGGGAGCGATAAGGcgagcagcccagcaggaggcatcccttccacctcctcctgtttgcccagccccagcacgccGGTCCAGTCTCCCCATCCCCAGTTCCCGCACATCTCCAGCACCATGAacggcaccagcagcagccccagcagtaACCACCAGTCCTCCTTCACCAACAGAGCGCGGAAAACCTCGATAAACGGCTCCTCGGCCACTTCGTCCGGTTGA